In Apis cerana isolate GH-2021 linkage group LG5, AcerK_1.0, whole genome shotgun sequence, a single genomic region encodes these proteins:
- the LOC107996562 gene encoding acetylcholine receptor subunit beta-like 2 isoform X2: MRILILGVLFNTLHIIYSVAGLKIFEANPDTKRLYDDLLSNYNRLIRPVMNNTETLTVQLGLKLSQLIEMNLKNQVMTTNVWVEQRWNDYKLKWNPEEYGGVEMLYVPSENIWLPDIVLYNNADGNYEVTLMTKATLKYTGDVSWKPPAIYKSSCEINVEYFPFDEQSCIMKFGSWTYNGAQVDLKHMKQEAGSNLVAKGIDLSDFYLSVEWDILEVPASRNEEYYPCCTEPYSDITFNITMRRKTLFYTVNLIIPCVGITFLTVLVFYLPSDSGEKVSLCSSILLSLTVFFLLLAEIIPPTSLAIPLLGKYLLFTMILVTLSIWITVCVLNVHFRSPSTHNMSPWVRQVFLNWMPRILMMRRTPYSTPEYDDTYMDSGYTNEIDFSVSDYPLELKGSPDGFESVTSQYKNIREDDARHIPHASVTDSENTVPRYLSPDVISALKGVRFIAQHIKNADKDNEVIEDWKFVAMVLDRLFLWVFTLACTAGTLGIIFQAPSLYDTREPVDQQLSGISPRNYMYPNIEISPEG, from the exons ATGCGAATATTGATACTCGGTGTTCTTTTTAATACtcttcatattatataca gTGTTGctggattgaaaattttcgaagcaAATCCTGACACAAAGAGACTTTATGATGacttattatcgaattataataGACTTATACGACCTGTTATGAACAATACCGAAACCTTGACAGTTCAACTCggtttaaaattatcacaattaattgaaatg aatttaaaaaatcaagtgATGACCACCAATGTCTGGGTAGAAcag aGATGGAATGACTATAAACTAAAATGGAATCCAGAAGAATACGGTGGCGTGGAAATGCTATATGTACCTTCCGAAAATATTTGGTTACCAGATATTGTCCtctataataa tgcTGATGGTAATTATGAAGTAACGCTTATGACAAAAgctacattaaaatatactgGTGATGTATCTTGGAAACCGCCcgcaatttataaatcatcttGTGAAATTAATGTAGAATATTTCCCATTCGACGAACAATCGTGTATTATGAAATTCGGTTCATGGACTTACAATGGCGCTCAg GTAGATTTAAAACATATGAAACAAGAAGCAGGTAGCAATTTAGTTGCAAAAGGAATAGATTTAAGCGATTTCTATTTATCAGTAGAATGGGACATTTTAGAAGTACCAGCATCGAGAAATGAAGAATATTATCCATGTTGCACAGAACCCTATTCTG ATATCAcctttaatattacaatgcgAAGAAAAACATTATTCTATACAGTTAACTTAATAATTCCTTGCGTGGGTATTACATTCCTTACAGTACTTGTATTTTATCTACCAAGTGATTCGGGTGAAAaa GTATCATTATGTTCTTCCATTCTCCTTTCATTGAcagtattctttttattattagccgAAATTATTCCACCAACATCTCTGGCTATACCACttttaggaaaatatttattatttactatgaTTTTAGTCACTTTGTCGATATGGATTACTGTATGTGTTTTAAATGTCCATTTTCg ATCTCCATCTACACATAATATGTCACCATGGGTTAgacaagtatttttaaattggatGCCGCGAATTCTAATGATGCGTCGAACACCATATTCAACTCCAGAATATGATGATACATATATGGATAGCGGATATACTAATGAAATAGATTTtag TGTTAGTGATTATCCACTGGAATTGAAAGGAAGTCCTGATGGATTTGAAAGTGTTACctctcaatataaaaatatacgagaaGATGATGCTCGACATATTCCACATGCATcag TCACTGATAGTGAAAATACAGTCCCAAGATATTTATCTCCGGATGTTATCTCAGCTCTTAAAGGTGTGCGTTTTATTGctcaacatataaaaaatgcagACAAAGATAATGAA gTTATAGAAGATTGGAAATTCGTAGCTATGGTTTTAGATAGACTTTTTCTTTGGGTTTTTACATTGGCATGTACTGCAGGAACACTTGGCATAATATTTCAAGCACCAAGTTTATATGATACTAGAGAGCCTGTGGACCAACAACTTTCTGGAATATCACCTCGCAATTATATGTAtccaaatatagaaatttctcCAGAaggataa
- the LOC107996562 gene encoding acetylcholine receptor subunit beta-like 2 isoform X1: MRILILGVLFNTLHIIYSVAGLKIFEANPDTKRLYDDLLSNYNRLIRPVMNNTETLTVQLGLKLSQLIEMNLKNQVMTTNVWVEQRWNDYKLKWNPEEYGGVEMLYVPSENIWLPDIVLYNNADGNYEVTLMTKATLKYTGDVSWKPPAIYKSSCEINVEYFPFDEQSCIMKFGSWTYNGAQVDLKHMKQEAGSNLVAKGIDLSDFYLSVEWDILEVPASRNEEYYPCCTEPYSDITFNITMRRKTLFYTVNLIIPCVGITFLTVLVFYLPSDSGEKVSLCSSILLSLTVFFLLLAEIIPPTSLAIPLLGKYLLFTMILVTLSIWITVCVLNVHFRSPSTHNMSPWVRQVFLNWMPRILMMRRTPYSTPEYDDTYMDSGYTNEIDFSFPDSVSDYPLELKGSPDGFESVTSQYKNIREDDARHIPHASVTDSENTVPRYLSPDVISALKGVRFIAQHIKNADKDNEVIEDWKFVAMVLDRLFLWVFTLACTAGTLGIIFQAPSLYDTREPVDQQLSGISPRNYMYPNIEISPEG; the protein is encoded by the exons ATGCGAATATTGATACTCGGTGTTCTTTTTAATACtcttcatattatataca gTGTTGctggattgaaaattttcgaagcaAATCCTGACACAAAGAGACTTTATGATGacttattatcgaattataataGACTTATACGACCTGTTATGAACAATACCGAAACCTTGACAGTTCAACTCggtttaaaattatcacaattaattgaaatg aatttaaaaaatcaagtgATGACCACCAATGTCTGGGTAGAAcag aGATGGAATGACTATAAACTAAAATGGAATCCAGAAGAATACGGTGGCGTGGAAATGCTATATGTACCTTCCGAAAATATTTGGTTACCAGATATTGTCCtctataataa tgcTGATGGTAATTATGAAGTAACGCTTATGACAAAAgctacattaaaatatactgGTGATGTATCTTGGAAACCGCCcgcaatttataaatcatcttGTGAAATTAATGTAGAATATTTCCCATTCGACGAACAATCGTGTATTATGAAATTCGGTTCATGGACTTACAATGGCGCTCAg GTAGATTTAAAACATATGAAACAAGAAGCAGGTAGCAATTTAGTTGCAAAAGGAATAGATTTAAGCGATTTCTATTTATCAGTAGAATGGGACATTTTAGAAGTACCAGCATCGAGAAATGAAGAATATTATCCATGTTGCACAGAACCCTATTCTG ATATCAcctttaatattacaatgcgAAGAAAAACATTATTCTATACAGTTAACTTAATAATTCCTTGCGTGGGTATTACATTCCTTACAGTACTTGTATTTTATCTACCAAGTGATTCGGGTGAAAaa GTATCATTATGTTCTTCCATTCTCCTTTCATTGAcagtattctttttattattagccgAAATTATTCCACCAACATCTCTGGCTATACCACttttaggaaaatatttattatttactatgaTTTTAGTCACTTTGTCGATATGGATTACTGTATGTGTTTTAAATGTCCATTTTCg ATCTCCATCTACACATAATATGTCACCATGGGTTAgacaagtatttttaaattggatGCCGCGAATTCTAATGATGCGTCGAACACCATATTCAACTCCAGAATATGATGATACATATATGGATAGCGGATATACTAATGAAATAGATTTtag TTTTCCTGATAGTGTTAGTGATTATCCACTGGAATTGAAAGGAAGTCCTGATGGATTTGAAAGTGTTACctctcaatataaaaatatacgagaaGATGATGCTCGACATATTCCACATGCATcag TCACTGATAGTGAAAATACAGTCCCAAGATATTTATCTCCGGATGTTATCTCAGCTCTTAAAGGTGTGCGTTTTATTGctcaacatataaaaaatgcagACAAAGATAATGAA gTTATAGAAGATTGGAAATTCGTAGCTATGGTTTTAGATAGACTTTTTCTTTGGGTTTTTACATTGGCATGTACTGCAGGAACACTTGGCATAATATTTCAAGCACCAAGTTTATATGATACTAGAGAGCCTGTGGACCAACAACTTTCTGGAATATCACCTCGCAATTATATGTAtccaaatatagaaatttctcCAGAaggataa
- the LOC107996561 gene encoding E3 SUMO-protein ligase PIAS3 isoform X2 has translation MYGQTGSSGEPQIDQNMHSRNYYTRQAISQQQQSQSSVSSGKDLPPAHQASLPQAPRTNPVYQSGYTSVTPQQTTSAAYNPYPYTPKVLPSPLQIQPRSQYPVHPDVRLKKLPFFDLLAELLKPSSLMPQGSMRLQENTFMFHLTPQQSTDVASSRDCRAGSKMDYTVQIQMRFCLQETSCEQEDCFPPSIAVKVNGKLCPLPNPIPTNKPGVEPKRPPRPVNISPLVKLSPTVANQIHVTWSADYGRRYAIAIYLVRKLSSAELLSRLKSRGVRHSDYTRGLIKEKLNEDADSEIATTSLRVSLACPLGKMRMSTPCRATTCSHLQCFDASLFLQMNERKPTWNCPVCDKPALYDNLVIDGYFQEVLNSKKLLPDVNEIQLLQDGSWENLVLKKEKDKEKNETKVITNSQDRKIDVDTVDLDESSLTPQKEKKRAVVIDLISDSDDDDEHTTPTQSTKKIASGTSSPKKSQTSSISSTSESPELMIIDLE, from the exons ATGTATGGTCAAACAGGTAGTTCTGGTGAGCCACAGATAGATCAAAACATGCATTccagaaattattatacaag ACAAGCTATCAGTCAGCAACAACAATCACAGTCTTCAGTTTCTAGTGGAAAAGATTTGCCACCTGCTCATCAAGCATCACTACCTCAAGCACCTAGAACTAATCCAGTGTATCAATCAGGATATACTAGTGTAACACCACAA cAAACAACAAGTGCAGCTTACAATCCATATCCATATACACCAAAAGTTTTACCATCACCATTACAAATTCAACCCAGAAGTCAGTATCCTGTTCATCCAGATGTCAGACTTAAAAAGCTaccattttttgatttattggcTGAGTTATTAAAGCCATCTAGTCTAATGCCTCAGGGGTCTATGCGACTTcaagaaaatacatttatgtttcatttaacACCACAGCAATCAACAGATGTAGCAAGTTCGCGTGATTGTCGTGCAGGAAGTAAAATGGATTATACAGTACAG ATACAAATGCGATTTTGTTTACAAGAGACTTCATGTGAACAAGAAGATTGTTTTCCACCAAGTATTGCTGTAAAagttaatggaaaattatgtCCCTTACCT aatCCAATACCTACTAATAAACCCGGAGTAGAACCAAAGAGGCCACCAAGGCCTGTTAATATTAGTCCTTTAGTTAAATTATCTCCTACTGTAGCAAATCAAATTCACGTAACGTGGTCGGCTGATTATGGCAGACGATATGCAATTGCGATATATCTAGTAAGAAAACTTTCAAGTGCTGAATTATTATCAAGGTTAAAAAGTAGAGGTGTTCGACATTCGGATTATACAAGAGGTTTAA TTAAGGAAAAACTTAACGAAGATGCAGATAGTGAAATAGCGACAACTTCACTTAGAGTATCTTTAGCTTGTCCATTAGGTAAAATGCGAATGAGTACACCATGTCGGGCGACAACATGTTCGCATTTGCAATGTTTTGATGCATCATTGTTTCTTCaaatgaatgaaagaaaaccAACATGGAATTGTCCAGTTTGTGATAAACCAGCGTTATATGATAATCTCGTTATCGATGGATACTTCCAAGAAGTATTAAATTCTAAGAAATTATTACCAgatgtaaatgaaattcaattattgcaAGACGGATCTTgggaaaatttagttttaaaaaaagaaaaggataaagaGAAGAACGAAACAAAAGTTATTACAAATTCGCAAGATCGTAAAATCGATGTTGATACAGTTGATCTTG ATGAAAGCAGCCTTACACctcaaaaggaaaagaaacgagcTGTTGtgattgatttaatatcagatagtgatgatgatgatgaacaTACCACACCGACACaaagtacaaaaaaaattgctagtGGTACTTCTTCACCAAAAAAATCACAAACTAGCTCGATTAGCAGTACAAGCGAATCGCCAGAATTAATGATAATCGATTTAGAgtag
- the LOC107996561 gene encoding E3 SUMO-protein ligase PIAS3 isoform X1 yields MAETKELENMILSFRVSELQMLLGFAGRNKSGRKNELQGRALELLRLRSHPIQLKIRELYKTIQADQLAAHQMYGQTGSSGEPQIDQNMHSRNYYTRQAISQQQQSQSSVSSGKDLPPAHQASLPQAPRTNPVYQSGYTSVTPQQTTSAAYNPYPYTPKVLPSPLQIQPRSQYPVHPDVRLKKLPFFDLLAELLKPSSLMPQGSMRLQENTFMFHLTPQQSTDVASSRDCRAGSKMDYTVQIQMRFCLQETSCEQEDCFPPSIAVKVNGKLCPLPNPIPTNKPGVEPKRPPRPVNISPLVKLSPTVANQIHVTWSADYGRRYAIAIYLVRKLSSAELLSRLKSRGVRHSDYTRGLIKEKLNEDADSEIATTSLRVSLACPLGKMRMSTPCRATTCSHLQCFDASLFLQMNERKPTWNCPVCDKPALYDNLVIDGYFQEVLNSKKLLPDVNEIQLLQDGSWENLVLKKEKDKEKNETKVITNSQDRKIDVDTVDLDESSLTPQKEKKRAVVIDLISDSDDDDEHTTPTQSTKKIASGTSSPKKSQTSSISSTSESPELMIIDLE; encoded by the exons ATGGCGGAGACCAAAGAATTAGAG AATATGATATTGAGTTTTCGAGTGTCTGAACTTCAGATGCTTCTTGGTTTTGCTGGTAGAAATAAATCAGGTAGAAAAAACGAATTACAAGGTCGTGCATTAGAATTGTTACGTTTGAGGTCTCATCCAATTCAACTCAAAATACGTGaactatataaaactataca agCTGATCAATTAGCTGCACATCAAATGTATGGTCAAACAGGTAGTTCTGGTGAGCCACAGATAGATCAAAACATGCATTccagaaattattatacaag ACAAGCTATCAGTCAGCAACAACAATCACAGTCTTCAGTTTCTAGTGGAAAAGATTTGCCACCTGCTCATCAAGCATCACTACCTCAAGCACCTAGAACTAATCCAGTGTATCAATCAGGATATACTAGTGTAACACCACAA cAAACAACAAGTGCAGCTTACAATCCATATCCATATACACCAAAAGTTTTACCATCACCATTACAAATTCAACCCAGAAGTCAGTATCCTGTTCATCCAGATGTCAGACTTAAAAAGCTaccattttttgatttattggcTGAGTTATTAAAGCCATCTAGTCTAATGCCTCAGGGGTCTATGCGACTTcaagaaaatacatttatgtttcatttaacACCACAGCAATCAACAGATGTAGCAAGTTCGCGTGATTGTCGTGCAGGAAGTAAAATGGATTATACAGTACAG ATACAAATGCGATTTTGTTTACAAGAGACTTCATGTGAACAAGAAGATTGTTTTCCACCAAGTATTGCTGTAAAagttaatggaaaattatgtCCCTTACCT aatCCAATACCTACTAATAAACCCGGAGTAGAACCAAAGAGGCCACCAAGGCCTGTTAATATTAGTCCTTTAGTTAAATTATCTCCTACTGTAGCAAATCAAATTCACGTAACGTGGTCGGCTGATTATGGCAGACGATATGCAATTGCGATATATCTAGTAAGAAAACTTTCAAGTGCTGAATTATTATCAAGGTTAAAAAGTAGAGGTGTTCGACATTCGGATTATACAAGAGGTTTAA TTAAGGAAAAACTTAACGAAGATGCAGATAGTGAAATAGCGACAACTTCACTTAGAGTATCTTTAGCTTGTCCATTAGGTAAAATGCGAATGAGTACACCATGTCGGGCGACAACATGTTCGCATTTGCAATGTTTTGATGCATCATTGTTTCTTCaaatgaatgaaagaaaaccAACATGGAATTGTCCAGTTTGTGATAAACCAGCGTTATATGATAATCTCGTTATCGATGGATACTTCCAAGAAGTATTAAATTCTAAGAAATTATTACCAgatgtaaatgaaattcaattattgcaAGACGGATCTTgggaaaatttagttttaaaaaaagaaaaggataaagaGAAGAACGAAACAAAAGTTATTACAAATTCGCAAGATCGTAAAATCGATGTTGATACAGTTGATCTTG ATGAAAGCAGCCTTACACctcaaaaggaaaagaaacgagcTGTTGtgattgatttaatatcagatagtgatgatgatgatgaacaTACCACACCGACACaaagtacaaaaaaaattgctagtGGTACTTCTTCACCAAAAAAATCACAAACTAGCTCGATTAGCAGTACAAGCGAATCGCCAGAATTAATGATAATCGATTTAGAgtag